A genomic stretch from Blastocatellia bacterium includes:
- a CDS encoding serine hydrolase yields MHRRTLTHKLCLLMLAIGVAAAPLRAAGAQDAKFIGHWEGAIQVPGTPLAMSVDFAAKAGGGLSATISIPAQNAKDIPLSDVSQTNTDIAFKISGVPGDPSFKGTLSADGAKINGTFTQGGANIPFVLERKASPTATTQEALKGFDEVVADAMKKLDVPGMAIAIVKYNEVVYAKGFGYRDVEKQLPVTADTLFAIGSSTKAFTTFVLGTLVDEGKLEWDKPVRSYIPSFKLYDPIATERLSVRDLVTHRSGLPRHDLVWYNNYDASRKSLVERLPYLEPSADLREKFQYNNLMFLTAGYLTEVVTGKTWEEAVRERILLPLGMTRTNFSVNDSQKEADAALPYRLNDKKVERMPFRPITNLGPAGSINSSVNEMSRWVIAHLNGGKYGDKRIANAATVEDMHLAHMTTGATIGRPDVSPADYGMGWFVNTYRGHRRVEHGGNIDGFSANVTLFPQDGLGVVVLTNMNGTPLRDLIVNVLADRLLKIEPVDWIAQAAAVRAASDALQKEGEKKKQVTRVQGTQPAHKLDAYVGEYEHPGYGSLKVTMQDGKLEATFNGIRTPLEHWHYETFSGLKAADPTFENMKYTFQTDADGYVARVAVPFEAAVKEIVFTKRPDARLYEAEYLKRFSGTYRLPGAPVTISLKGNALSMMIPGQPAYDLVPSLSGDFTLKQAQIVSMHFVADETGKVTAAEIRQPGAVITAKRQD; encoded by the coding sequence ATGCATAGACGAACTCTTACACACAAGCTCTGCTTGCTGATGCTGGCGATTGGTGTCGCCGCCGCGCCGCTAAGGGCCGCCGGCGCGCAGGACGCAAAGTTTATCGGCCACTGGGAAGGCGCGATTCAAGTTCCGGGAACGCCGCTGGCCATGTCGGTTGATTTCGCGGCCAAAGCCGGCGGCGGTCTCAGCGCCACCATCTCGATCCCGGCGCAGAACGCGAAAGATATACCGCTTTCCGACGTTTCGCAAACCAACACGGACATCGCTTTCAAGATCAGCGGCGTGCCGGGTGACCCCAGCTTCAAAGGCACGCTCTCCGCCGATGGCGCGAAGATCAACGGCACCTTTACGCAAGGCGGCGCGAACATCCCCTTCGTCCTTGAGCGCAAGGCGAGCCCGACGGCGACCACGCAAGAAGCGCTCAAAGGTTTCGACGAAGTCGTTGCCGACGCGATGAAGAAGCTCGACGTGCCGGGCATGGCCATCGCCATCGTCAAATACAATGAGGTGGTCTATGCCAAAGGCTTCGGTTACCGCGATGTCGAAAAGCAACTGCCGGTAACCGCCGATACGCTGTTCGCCATCGGCTCGTCCACGAAAGCCTTCACGACGTTCGTGCTCGGCACGCTGGTTGACGAAGGCAAGCTCGAATGGGACAAGCCCGTGCGCAGCTACATCCCGTCGTTTAAGCTCTATGACCCGATTGCGACCGAGCGCCTATCGGTGCGCGACTTGGTGACGCACCGCTCGGGGCTGCCGCGACACGATCTGGTCTGGTACAACAACTACGATGCCAGCCGCAAATCGCTGGTCGAGCGCCTGCCTTACCTTGAGCCGAGCGCCGACCTGCGCGAGAAATTTCAGTACAACAACCTGATGTTTTTGACCGCCGGCTATCTCACCGAAGTCGTCACCGGCAAGACCTGGGAAGAGGCGGTGCGCGAGCGCATCCTTCTGCCGCTCGGCATGACGCGGACGAACTTTTCGGTGAATGATTCGCAGAAAGAAGCGGACGCGGCGCTGCCTTATCGCTTGAATGACAAGAAGGTCGAGCGCATGCCGTTTCGCCCGATCACCAACCTTGGGCCTGCCGGCTCGATCAACTCCAGCGTGAACGAGATGAGCCGCTGGGTGATTGCTCATCTCAATGGCGGCAAGTATGGCGACAAGCGGATTGCCAATGCCGCGACCGTCGAAGATATGCACCTGGCGCACATGACGACGGGCGCGACCATCGGGCGACCGGACGTTTCGCCGGCGGATTATGGCATGGGCTGGTTTGTGAACACCTATCGCGGCCACCGCCGCGTCGAGCATGGCGGCAACATCGATGGCTTTTCGGCGAACGTCACGCTTTTCCCGCAGGACGGCCTTGGCGTCGTGGTGCTGACGAATATGAACGGCACACCGTTGCGCGATCTGATCGTCAACGTCCTCGCCGACCGCTTGCTGAAGATCGAGCCGGTCGACTGGATTGCCCAGGCGGCGGCGGTGCGGGCGGCGTCAGACGCGTTGCAGAAAGAAGGCGAGAAGAAGAAGCAGGTGACGCGCGTGCAGGGGACGCAACCGGCGCATAAGCTTGATGCCTATGTCGGCGAGTACGAGCATCCCGGCTACGGCTCGCTCAAAGTGACCATGCAGGATGGCAAGTTGGAGGCGACTTTCAATGGCATCCGCACGCCGCTTGAGCATTGGCATTACGAAACCTTCAGCGGGTTGAAGGCGGCGGATCCGACGTTCGAAAACATGAAGTACACGTTTCAGACTGATGCCGACGGTTACGTGGCCAGGGTAGCGGTGCCGTTTGAGGCAGCGGTCAAAGAGATCGTCTTTACGAAACGGCCCGACGCGCGATTGTACGAAGCCGAATACCTCAAGCGCTTTTCCGGCACCTACAGGCTGCCGGGCGCGCCGGTGACGATCAGCCTGAAGGGCAACGCCCTGAGCATGATGATTCCCGGCCAGCCGGCTTATGATCTGGTGCCGTCGCTCAGCGGCGACTTCACGCTGAAACAGGCGCAGATCGTCAGCATGCATTTTGTCGCAGATGAAACCGGCAAGGTGACGGCGGCAGAGATTCGCCAGCCCGGCGCGGTGATCACGGCGAAGCGTCAGGATTGA
- a CDS encoding cell division protein ZapA has product MDNNPSQPYKVVIYNQTYNLRSDHDHGYIQDLAEYVDRRMNEIARATMTVDSLRVAILAALQIADDFFQARKELSATEEEIAERSAKYAELLDQFLRSDMVEPGK; this is encoded by the coding sequence ATGGACAACAATCCGAGCCAACCCTACAAGGTCGTCATCTACAACCAGACCTACAATCTGCGCAGCGATCACGACCACGGTTATATTCAAGACCTCGCCGAATACGTTGACCGGCGCATGAACGAGATCGCTCGCGCGACGATGACCGTGGATTCGCTGCGCGTCGCGATCCTTGCCGCCTTGCAGATCGCCGACGACTTTTTCCAGGCCCGCAAAGAACTCTCCGCCACCGAAGAAGAGATCGCCGAGCGCAGCGCCAAGTACGCCGAGCTGCTCGACCAGTTCCTGCGCTCAGACATGGTCGAGCCGGGCAAATAA
- the pheT gene encoding phenylalanine--tRNA ligase subunit beta, whose protein sequence is MKISYTWLSELAEITLKPQELAERLTMVGLAVESIERHGDDHLLDVDLTSNRPDALSHLGVAREAAIICGTSLKPRVAQLTESDEAVDAAAAIEIHDPELCPRYAARVVRGIQVGPSPKWLVDRLEAIGQRTVNNVADVSNYVMFEMGQPTHAFDLNLLHGKKIIVRRPASGEQITTLDGFTRELAADHLIIADADHAVAIAGVMGGEETEITDSTTDVLIESAYFNPASIRHTAKALGMDTEASYRFARGTDFGAQVRAADRVAELIVEVAGGRILKGVIDVYPAPVSRDSVALREARIERLTGLKVPIARAAEILRALEFQVEVNDETRTLTAIAPSFRVDIHREEDLVEEVARHTGYDLVATTLPAWSGTGQFLPDEDRRRATRRALTTIGFDEAYTFSFVNSERDALFRRGAAAPAVLANPIDVNQSEMRAALVTGLLESAQHNFNQGRRDVKLFELGRVFEATKNDPRPRERELLGLMMSGAAQADDWRGARQIDFYDLAGAVEAVMGSLNVSGFTIERAGVEYLHPGQSAVLIRDGEEVARYGRLHPRIAQVFKFRQPVYVGEIEFARLLELPAAEVRYSALPRLPAAARDVSLMVADTLMWAEIERAIKELGIPEIVELRVFDVYAGKGMPEGMRSLAFRVTYRSAGRTLTDEEVAAMHERVRELMVSRFGAQLR, encoded by the coding sequence ATGAAGATCAGTTACACCTGGCTGAGCGAGCTGGCCGAGATCACCTTGAAGCCGCAAGAGCTGGCCGAGCGCCTGACGATGGTGGGGCTCGCCGTCGAATCGATTGAGCGTCATGGCGACGATCATTTGCTCGATGTCGATCTGACCTCGAACCGCCCGGACGCGCTATCACATCTGGGCGTGGCGCGCGAGGCGGCGATCATTTGCGGCACCAGTCTGAAGCCGCGAGTCGCACAGCTCACAGAAAGCGACGAGGCCGTTGACGCAGCCGCCGCAATCGAGATTCACGACCCGGAGCTGTGCCCGCGCTACGCGGCGCGCGTCGTTCGCGGCATCCAGGTCGGGCCGTCGCCGAAGTGGCTGGTTGATCGCCTGGAAGCCATCGGGCAGCGCACGGTCAACAACGTCGCAGACGTCAGCAACTACGTGATGTTCGAGATGGGCCAGCCGACGCATGCCTTTGACTTGAACCTCCTGCATGGCAAAAAGATTATCGTGCGCCGCCCGGCCAGCGGCGAGCAGATCACCACGCTCGACGGCTTCACGCGTGAGCTGGCCGCCGATCACCTGATTATCGCCGACGCCGACCATGCGGTCGCCATCGCCGGCGTGATGGGCGGCGAAGAGACCGAGATTACCGATAGCACGACCGACGTGTTGATCGAGAGCGCCTACTTCAACCCGGCTTCGATCCGTCACACCGCGAAGGCGCTCGGCATGGACACCGAAGCCAGTTACCGTTTCGCGCGCGGCACTGATTTCGGCGCGCAGGTGCGGGCCGCCGACCGCGTCGCCGAGCTGATTGTTGAGGTCGCCGGCGGGCGGATTCTCAAGGGCGTGATCGACGTTTATCCGGCGCCAGTGAGCCGCGATTCGGTGGCGCTGCGCGAGGCGCGCATCGAGCGGCTGACCGGCTTGAAGGTGCCGATTGCGCGGGCCGCTGAAATCCTGCGCGCCCTCGAATTTCAGGTTGAGGTGAACGACGAAACGCGGACGCTTACGGCCATCGCGCCGTCGTTCCGCGTTGACATTCATCGCGAAGAAGACCTGGTCGAAGAGGTGGCGCGCCACACCGGTTATGACCTGGTCGCCACGACGCTGCCGGCGTGGAGCGGCACGGGACAATTTCTGCCGGACGAAGATCGCCGCCGCGCGACACGCCGGGCCCTGACGACCATCGGCTTTGACGAAGCCTATACCTTCAGCTTCGTCAACAGCGAGCGCGATGCGCTGTTTCGGCGCGGCGCCGCAGCGCCCGCCGTGCTCGCCAACCCGATTGACGTCAATCAGAGCGAGATGCGCGCTGCGCTGGTCACAGGCTTGCTCGAATCCGCGCAGCACAACTTCAATCAAGGCCGCCGCGACGTCAAGCTCTTTGAATTAGGCCGTGTATTCGAGGCGACAAAGAATGACCCGCGGCCGCGGGAGCGCGAGCTTTTGGGCCTGATGATGAGCGGCGCGGCGCAGGCCGACGACTGGCGCGGCGCGCGGCAGATAGATTTTTATGACCTGGCGGGCGCGGTCGAAGCGGTCATGGGCAGCCTGAACGTCTCAGGCTTTACAATTGAGCGCGCCGGTGTAGAATACCTGCATCCCGGGCAGTCGGCGGTGTTGATACGCGATGGCGAAGAGGTAGCGCGTTACGGGCGACTGCATCCGCGCATCGCTCAGGTCTTCAAGTTCCGCCAGCCGGTTTATGTCGGCGAGATCGAGTTCGCCAGGCTGCTTGAATTGCCCGCCGCCGAGGTGCGTTATAGCGCCCTGCCGCGCCTGCCGGCAGCGGCGCGCGATGTGTCGCTGATGGTGGCCGACACGCTGATGTGGGCTGAGATCGAGCGAGCAATCAAAGAGCTGGGCATTCCTGAGATCGTCGAGCTGCGGGTCTTTGACGTCTACGCCGGGAAGGGAATGCCGGAAGGCATGCGGTCGCTGGCGTTTCGCGTCACCTATCGCAGCGCGGGCCGCACCTTGACCGACGAAGAGGTCGCCGCGATGCACGAGCGCGTCCGCGAGTTGATGGTCAGTCGCTTCGGCGCACAGTTGAGATGA
- the pheS gene encoding phenylalanine--tRNA ligase subunit alpha, which yields MDEKLSQLREQFLADLKAVSGADQLSALRDKYLGRKAGLIAAEKKRVGGLAPDERAAFGQQVNLLNNEVEAEITKLNERFAAAAEARALEREKIDVTLPGTRPRRGHLHPITLVRQKIEDVFVAMGYAIQDGPEIETSFYNFDALNIPAGHPARDSADTFYITPELALRSQTSTIQIHAMQKQRPPLRVIAPGRVFRRDTPDATHNPMFFQVEGLNVDRRITLADLKGTLQKFVEMMFGANLRTRFRPSYFPFTEPSAEVDFSCYVCDGAGCRVCKGSGWIELGGCGMVHPNVLEAVGIDTEEFTGFAFGLGIDRMAALMFGIDDIRLLFENDVRFLEQFA from the coding sequence ATGGACGAAAAACTCAGCCAGCTACGCGAGCAGTTCCTTGCCGACTTGAAAGCCGTCAGCGGCGCTGACCAGTTGAGCGCCCTGCGCGACAAGTACCTCGGGCGCAAGGCGGGGTTGATCGCCGCCGAGAAGAAGCGCGTCGGTGGGCTGGCGCCCGACGAGCGCGCCGCCTTCGGCCAGCAGGTCAATCTGCTCAACAACGAAGTCGAGGCCGAGATTACAAAGCTCAACGAGCGCTTCGCCGCGGCGGCCGAGGCCCGTGCCCTCGAACGCGAAAAGATCGATGTGACGCTACCGGGCACGCGCCCGCGCCGCGGCCACCTGCACCCGATCACCCTGGTGCGCCAGAAGATCGAAGATGTCTTTGTGGCGATGGGCTACGCCATCCAGGACGGGCCGGAGATCGAAACCAGCTTCTACAACTTCGACGCGCTGAACATCCCCGCGGGTCACCCGGCGCGCGATTCGGCCGACACGTTTTACATCACGCCGGAGCTGGCCTTGCGCTCGCAGACCTCGACGATTCAGATTCACGCCATGCAGAAACAGCGCCCGCCGCTGCGGGTGATTGCGCCGGGCCGCGTCTTTCGCCGCGACACCCCCGATGCGACGCACAACCCGATGTTCTTTCAGGTCGAGGGGCTGAACGTAGACCGCCGCATCACCCTGGCCGATCTGAAAGGCACGCTGCAAAAGTTCGTCGAGATGATGTTCGGGGCGAACCTGCGGACGCGCTTCCGCCCGTCATACTTTCCATTCACCGAACCGTCGGCGGAAGTGGACTTCAGTTGTTACGTCTGCGATGGCGCGGGCTGTCGCGTCTGCAAAGGCTCGGGCTGGATCGAGCTCGGCGGCTGCGGCATGGTGCATCCGAATGTGCTGGAAGCCGTTGGCATCGACACCGAAGAGTTCACCGGCTTCGCCTTCGGCCTGGGGATTGATCGCATGGCGGCGCTGATGTTCGGCATAGACGACATCCGTCTGCTGTTTGAGAACGACGTGCGCTTCCTCGAACAGTTCGCATAA
- the rplT gene encoding 50S ribosomal protein L20: protein MPRAKRGNKRLQKRKGILKLARGYRGTKSKLYRHAKEQVERSLNFAFTGRKLKKREFRSLWIVRIGAAARANGLSYSQFMHGLKLADINLDRKVLADIAVNEPASFTEITGRVKQAIESAAKTAA from the coding sequence ATGCCACGCGCAAAACGCGGAAACAAGAGACTACAAAAACGTAAGGGTATTTTAAAATTGGCCCGCGGCTATCGCGGCACCAAGAGCAAGCTTTATCGCCACGCGAAAGAGCAGGTCGAGCGCTCGCTGAATTTTGCCTTCACGGGCCGCAAGCTCAAGAAGCGCGAATTCCGCTCGCTGTGGATCGTCCGCATCGGTGCGGCGGCGCGCGCCAACGGCTTGAGCTACAGCCAGTTTATGCACGGCCTGAAACTCGCCGACATCAACCTCGACCGCAAGGTGCTGGCCGACATCGCGGTCAACGAGCCGGCGTCGTTTACGGAAATCACCGGGCGCGTCAAGCAGGCCATCGAGTCAGCGGCAAAGACCGCGGCCTGA
- the rpmI gene encoding 50S ribosomal protein L35, which yields MPKLKTHKGAAKRFRLTAKGKVKRGHSHARHILTSKTAKRKRLLDIDGTVAPADAPLVKRMLPYGRG from the coding sequence ATGCCAAAACTAAAAACGCACAAGGGGGCGGCCAAACGCTTCCGCTTAACCGCGAAGGGCAAGGTCAAGCGTGGCCATTCGCACGCCCGCCACATCTTGACCAGCAAGACGGCCAAGCGCAAACGGCTGCTCGACATCGACGGCACGGTTGCCCCGGCTGACGCGCCGTTGGTCAAGCGCATGCTGCCTTATGGCCGCGGCTAG
- the infC gene encoding translation initiation factor IF-3 has protein sequence MSSFQGRRNFRDRRDRGPTVRINERIRVPEIRVIDEDGSQLGVMAPRQALELARGKGLDLVEVAPQAQPPVCRIINFGKWQYEQKKKQKEAKAKQTFITVKEIKFRPGTDEHDYAFKKNNAARMLKDGDKVKATVHFRGREITHKELGGELLQRLEKDLSEFGTVEARPRLEGMNMSIIFQPKKAK, from the coding sequence ATTAGCAGCTTTCAAGGAAGAAGGAATTTTCGTGACCGGCGCGATCGCGGCCCCACGGTTCGCATCAACGAGAGAATTCGTGTGCCAGAGATTCGCGTGATTGACGAAGACGGTTCACAACTCGGCGTCATGGCGCCGCGGCAGGCGCTAGAGCTTGCTCGCGGCAAGGGGCTCGATCTCGTCGAGGTCGCGCCGCAGGCGCAGCCGCCGGTTTGCCGCATCATCAACTTCGGCAAGTGGCAGTACGAGCAAAAGAAGAAGCAGAAAGAGGCCAAGGCCAAGCAGACTTTTATCACCGTCAAGGAGATCAAGTTTCGCCCAGGCACAGACGAGCACGATTACGCCTTCAAGAAGAACAACGCGGCGCGCATGCTCAAAGACGGCGACAAGGTCAAAGCCACTGTGCATTTTCGCGGGCGCGAGATCACCCACAAAGAGCTCGGCGGCGAGCTGCTTCAGCGGCTCGAAAAAGACCTGTCGGAGTTCGGCACCGTCGAAGCGCGCCCGCGACTCGAAGGCATGAATATGTCTATCATCTTCCAGCCGAAGAAGGCTAAATGA